Proteins from one Triticum aestivum cultivar Chinese Spring chromosome 7A, IWGSC CS RefSeq v2.1, whole genome shotgun sequence genomic window:
- the LOC123148774 gene encoding uncharacterized protein, with protein MAVKLTLPAQALLSQVAKLGSLLALLLLALLLPAFLRVAYGYLLFNGIVLALGIQAFVGSTASIADESSSTDHAVAPVGVAASPFQRAGSVRPDDRTTVADDDRVVVPAYVASNIIELKTKTKEVVLKVLKKCPSTASIFFLSALNGSQAGGEEKGRQEEQDDFQVDLLDGDVTMSRQELFANTERFIGNFRKELRMQRQ; from the coding sequence ATGGCGGTCAAGCTCACGCTCCCAGCGCAAGCACTGCTCTCCCAGGTGGCCAAGCTGGgctccctcctcgccctcctccttctCGCGCTGCTGCTGCCCGCCTTCCTCAGGGTCGCCTACGGCTACCTCCTCTTCAACGGCATCGTTCTCGCGCTCGGCATCCAGGCCTTCGTCGGCAGCACAGCTTCCATCGCCGACGAGTCCTCGAGTACCGATCACGCTGTCGCGCCTGTAGGCGTGGCCGCCTCGCCGTTCCAGAGGGCTGGATCAGTCCGTCCCGACGACCGGACGACGGTTGCGGATGATGATCGTGTGGTGGTTCCTGCTTATGTAGCGAGTAATATAATCGAGCTGAAGACAAAGACCAAGGAGGTGGTGCTGAAGGTGCTGAAGAAGTGCCCGTCGACGGCGAGCATCTTCTTCCTCAGCGCGCTGAACGGCAGCCAGGCCGGCGGAGAGGAAAAGGGACGGCAAGAGGAGCAGGATGATTTTCAGGTCGACCTGTTGGACGGCGACGTGACGATGAGTCGGCAGGAGCTTTTCGCCAACACGGAGAGGTTCATCGGCAATTTCCGCAAGGAGCTCAGGATGCAGAGACAGTAG